A single window of Aphidius gifuensis isolate YNYX2018 linkage group LG1, ASM1490517v1, whole genome shotgun sequence DNA harbors:
- the LOC122848263 gene encoding uncharacterized protein LOC122848263, protein MPIIGERCKNLTRLDLIYNELLEININHYIHAFKNLDKLTTIEIRVMNMGSCKNLKFQPHIINYLPEEMIKIILDYDREEFMSPKLFDIKKFKKLQYLSLSGCFLDDIIQGISETTTQLVELSLINCFVSKNCLYNPVNIFNQFVNLEYININNEWGIKTPNVLNNILNSSKNIIHCNIMLRPDSNAPDIFIKNWNNLLNLKHLGTRWRINDNIAIKLIKYCNNLRSLDIWSDGIIETDLKKLTELKNLEYLNYCFADGVRNESINTIVTISNWKKLKHLILLNDKDDDVIDDNIIGPVPPAVIFDELSKLQYLEELYVLNMREFQDSSIIAIANSCKNLQKLDMTVCVNITEAALMSIISLEKLEEIGISHMDGVTDNFIGKLKGLKKVGCEYCKNITDAGIIECIKNCPNLDTLRLYGCNITIETFTGADEITKNRINNIELCISYEGFAEASTLKIESNWLFICPELRENVK, encoded by the exons ATGCCAATCATTGGTGAGCGCTGCAAAAATTTAACCCgtcttgatttaatttacaacgagctattggaaataaatatcaatcacTACATTCATGCATTCAAAAACTTAGATAAACTGACAACAATTGAGATACGCGTAATGAATATGGGAAGTTGTAAGAATTTAAAGTTTCAACCTCACATAATCAATTATCTTCCAGaagaaatgattaaaattattttggatTATGATAGAGAAGAATTCATGTCACCAAAGCTTTTT gatataaagaaattcaaaaaacttCAATATCTGTCATTGAGTGGCTGCTTTCTAGATGACATAATTCAAGGAATATCCGAAACAACAACACAGCTTGTTGAACTCAGtcttattaattgttttgtgAGTAAAAACTGCTTGTACAATCctgttaatattttcaatcaatttgtaaatttagaaTACATCAACATTAATAATGAATGGGGCATAAAGACTCCAAACgtacttaataatattttgaattcatccaaaaatataatacattgcAATATTATGTTGCGTCCAGATTCTAATGCacctgatatttttattaaaaattggaaTAATCTTCTAAACTTGAAACATCTTGGTACTCGTTGGAGAATTAATGATAACATAGCaatcaaattgataaaatattgcaACAATTTAAGGTCTTTAGATATTTGGAGTGATGGAATAATAGAAACTGatcttaaaaaattgacagaaCTTAAAAATctcgaatatttaaattattgtttcgCGGATGGAGTCAGGAATGAATCTATAAATACAATAGTTACAATTTCAAACTGGAAAAAACTTAAAcatctaattttattaaatgataaggatgatgatgttattgatgataatattattggtccAGTTCCTCCGGCAGTCATTTTTGATGAGTTGTCAAAATTGCAATATCTAGAAGAGTTATATGTGTTAAATATGCGTGAATTCCAAGATAGCAgtattattgctattgctaattcatgtaaaaatctacaaaaattagatatgACTGTATGCGTTAATATTACTGAAGCAGCTCTCATGTCTATAATCAGCTTGGAAAAACTAGAAGAAATAGGTATCAGTCATATGGATGGTGTTACAGACAATTTTATCGGTAAATTGAAAGGATTAAAGAAAGTTGGGTGTGAATATTGTAAAAACATCACTGACGCTGGTATAATcgaatgtataaaaaattgtccaaATCTTGATACTCTTCGTCTCTACGGCTGTAACATTACAATTGAAACATTTACTGGCGCTGATGAAATAACCAAAAatcgtataaataatattgagttGTGTATATCCTATGAAGGTTTTGCAGAAGCTTCAAcgttaaaaattgaatctaACTGGTTATTCATTTGTCCCGAACTTAGAGAAAATGTCAAATGA